AGTAAAAATCATTCTTCAAAAACAAATCGATCCACTAAACTATGACACTCACAGCCCAAATGAAGCAAGGTTCTTGGAGAAACTCCAAATTTTCTCTCCAGAGGTTAGGAGAAACCCATCTTTAAGTGATTCTTTTGAAGAGGGTGACGGGTCATGCATCACACCTGATTTTCCAATTACTATAGGGAGTACATTCTTTGACACTTGCATCATACATGGGTGAAAAAAATGTAGTAGTACTAGTTAGTAAAAATGTAAAAAATAAATATGTAGATACGATTCATTAAATGTGATGATATGACAAATGGGAAAGGAGTGCGAGGTGCATTTAAGGATAAAATCATCATTACAAAAGTACGTCATCATTTGTCTATGACATCTCCCATTCTTTTCTTTTTGACTCCACATATTTTTATCAAACAAGACCTAGAGATTAAAAAGACATGTATATCCCATCAACAGCATCTACCTATAATACAGTAGCTAGGTTTTTATTACTGTTTCTATGTGTTGTTGGGAGGATGATGCTTGATGCATGAGAGAATTTTCTGCATGTTTAGGCTTATAGCTAGCTGCTGCTAACCTTCCTAGCTACTGTATACATTATCTGATCATGCATCTTACTCAGTAAAGGCTTTATTCAGTTTGTTTGTTCTAATTCATTATCTCTAGCTATCCCTTGGTTGCGTCCAACTTTCACAAAAAAGAACACCATGATTTCAAATTAAGATAGTCATTGAGTAATAAATTGCCCCCAATGAATTGGTGTGAGTGTATTGTATTTGTCATTGTGAGATTTAAGTTTATAGATATTTGGAAGATCCCAACAATTAAGTAGAGAAATGAGGAGTAGAATACAGTATACAGTACCATCACCCGTGTTCCTAGTGAGTTTTATTGTGTCATATCTCTCACAATTGGTTCTAGAGATAATAAAAGGAGAGTACAATTCAGGTCAGGGACTCAggttcttttacttcttctacacCCAATCTTTGTTGACTTCATGATTAGTGATTTTAGCCGTAGGGTTTAGGGTATTTCATCATATGATCAAGTGTAAAGTCCAATAGTTATAAAAGAGTATGTATGCCTATTTATGTAACCTTACATATAATCAAAATTTTACTATGTAAAGTAGGAAAAACATCACTTTATTGGATTAGTCTTGTCAAAATCATCAACCAGTGTTTTGACTTAAAGTTAATAGTGGTCAAACATATGCACAATCCTCTATCCATACTACAAACTTAAGTTTACCGTATTTTAAAGATAAATTTATCTCTTTAATCTGAGTGAGGGTTACCCAAGTAAGAAATCTCACTCAAGAATCGGGTTACTTTATCTAGTTCATTTTGTGTAAATAGTCTGAAGAAGATCAAAACCCTTGTGAGTATAAATGAGAATGCCTTGTGCGCCCATAACCAATTGATATTGAACTGTGTGTATATACGGGTGTGAGGCAAATTTAGTAAGAAGAAATAATATTGGGGAAAAGGAATTTCACCAAAAACTACAAAACAGAAAACCCAAAAAAATGTATAAAGTCAAACAttgaaatgatgaaaaaaatCTCTATTTGTAGTCCAATTTTATACAACTTTTGAGTAAATTGGCCATAAAATTTGTCTTTCATTATAGTTTAGCTATAGATACCGAGTCTTTAAATACAAAATGTAAGACTATATTGAAAAAAGAGCATTTGCTTAGGATTTGGCCTTTTCTATTAGATGAGTAATTTTTGTACTATTGTCAAAGAGATGGATGTAGACATAAGTGATGCATGTCAAACAAGATCTCTCTCGAGCATGCATTGTATTTAGTAGATTACTCAGACTATCTTCCAAATCCAGTATGGCCCTACTCACTTGAATCTTCCAAATTTCCATCATGAATTGGGTTCAGTAAGTAGGTTCAATATTTCAGTGTGAAtgaatggatcaaaattcaaaaaacaaacaaacaaaaacctaACATTCATAaagatttctaaaaaaaaaaaaaacttcatataTTTCTATAAATGATACTTAAAGTGGGTAGAAATAGAGATTGATGACAACAGTTTTGTTACTACAAATTTTGTGCataaaagaagaaataagaactTGAAAAGGAGCCAAGTAATTGTGTAAATATATGATAATAGACCTATTTTTCCTTCAATGGATTTCTGAcattaaggagaagaagaaaaaagatagaAAAATATTAAGCTCATCATCTTCATATCCGTCTTTCTCCCTGGAGACTTCATTCCTTTAGACCATCTGCAATAACTGAAACCCAAACTATTAGTCCATTAGAAGACATGAAGCAACAAAATTGTTCATGACCCAATTACTTAGGCAACACAATTGCATTAAAAAAACAGTAAAGTGTGCTCCTAAACCTTACAATTTAAATTGAAATGCAACATACAAGgtattatcaaaataaaaaagcaATAGCAAATTGTGGGTGCATGGTAGATACTACCAGTCTAGCTACAATATCTTAGGTTTCACATTCATGTTTagtttagaggataaatagagtCCTAAAATTGGTCAAAATCATGGACATATCTTTTCGCTGTCTGTTGATTTtacaatgcaaaaaaaaaaaaaaaaaaaaatattataggtCAACTTTGATGGAGGAAGGAAGTTATAGTTAGTTGGTGAGTCATATCAAAACTCTAGCTATAGCACCCCCTACATATCTGGTTCTCTGTTTAAATTATAAAACTGATAATGAtgagtttttttgttttgtttttgacttTTCATTATCCCTCTTATCGCACTCAACTCCTCTATCAAACATCACAATATTATTATAGCTAAGGGCTAGACAATGAGCAAGTCCTAGTTCAATTCTTTGCTTTAGTATTAGTACTTGATAATTACAAAGTCTTTGCCATATTTGGATTTGTTAATCATATGGAAAAGAAGCCTAATTTAACAACAGCAGGTCTAATAAAGAACCATAACAATCAATAGGCCTAAAAcaaattattcaaaaaaaaaaaaaaaattaacaagaaTGAGATTGAACTTACTTGTAAAAGATTTTGATTCATAAGAGCATTAAACCACATAATAAGAAACTCTAAGAAGGTCCAATTCTATCATCTCCTCCAGCAGTTCTTGGTTGATGAAATTGACCTAATTGACCAATGGTTGACGAAACATTCATGGCAGCAACAAGACCACTAGCATCATAAACACCATTACCATCAAAACTCCTAAGAGATTGTTGATGAGGATCTCTAGAGAaaaattggtggtggtggtgatggtgagtagGGTCCCTTCCTGTTAATAATCCAATGCCCATTTGTGGATGAGCAGCAGCGGCTGCCGCTGCAAATAGTCCATGTGCAGCAGCACCAGTAATTCCCACATTTTGATACTTGGAGAGTTCAGATTTTGCACAACTAAGATCCATTTGTAATTGACGAAGTTGGTGCTGAAGGATCGAGATAACACCTACACAACCATAGACAGGATCACGCAGACGCATATCCGCTTCGTATGCAAGTGAATTGACAGCATCTTCACGTTGATTTGGATGTAACTCATTCAGCAGTTTAGTTACATTGCTTGCACCAAAGACTTTATGAACATTGGCAAATTTCTGTGGCTGATCAGGTGGGAAGTACGGTGCAAATACACATTCCGGTTGACACTTTCGACGGAGAAATTTGCAAGCAGCACATGGTGAGTTTGATGATGATGCCATATTTTGCAATACCACCACTGAATTTAACAATCAAAATTGGTTCTTCAAACCTGATTCATGAAATGAAAAATAATCAATACACTAGGGTTTAGCAGAGAATTAAAGCAAAAGTATACGACACCAAATAAATCAGAATTTAATTTGGTACATATGTAAATTTTATCAAGAACATGGTCATATTGGTAAACAAAAGGAATAATGAATTTTCTCTGATAGAGAAAAATCAGGGTATGAATTGAATTCTCAGAAGAATAAATCGTACCATGGAGGAGGTatcaaaacaaagaagaaaacaaaacccTATTCTTTGAAAGAGTAGATGAAATTGACTGAATAATCTAGAAGTAGAAATACAACCCCCAATATCTTGTACACAAAGAAAGAAATCAGAGAATGAAGATTTTCACGTACCGTTCAATATATATTTTGTTTGATCTTCAAAGAGAAACAATCAATGATATATATTCTCTAGAATTTTAAAAATTTCAATTGAACTAAATGAGAAACACGAGTATATTTATCATATACAGGTAGGGTAATATCAACAAAATATATACTCTTaaccaaaaaaattattttttcaaaaatttcAGATCCTCTCAAGATTTTAGTTTGATACAACTCTtcaaatatcaaaactgaaatttttaCTAATAGAATTAGAAAATTCAAAAGTGGACCTTGGGAGAAAATAGGGATTGCTCACTCAAACTTGAGTGTATTTAGGGTTTCAAGAATTTGCCTGGCTGCCGACTTATCACAAATTGGATCGCGTGAAGTGATTATTAATTTTTGATAAATGGGTTTTTCCGTCAATAAATATAATTAATTTCATCgagcaaaaacaaataaaatccaTTTTCTTGAAAATATAGAGAATTAAACCCTAGCTCTAATAGGTAGAGGCGGTAGAGAGCTAGCGTATGGATCTTCCTTCCTTCCTCTCTAAACACACGTACATACTCggaaatatgaagaagaaaaagtctttcattcttcatttctcggtttcatgaaaaggaaaaaaaatcttctttttctttgttcgTAATTCATTCTCAACTCTAATCGAagcaaccaaaaagaaaaaaaagtctacaagaaaaTTACACACCTTTTATTTTCTTGACGCGTCTttttcttgatttcttcttcttcttcctcctcgcgATTGATGAATCAATAATTCAACTCTTGGGTTCAAGAAATAAAAAGAGAGGTGAAAGAGAAATAATGATTCAAATAGTACTGAATGATATGATGATGACTGTAAAATTTTTGTGGAAGTAGTATCTGTCTTGAGCTTAATAACAGGCCGGGGAGTCAGATAGATAGATAAAATGCAATCTCTTCTCCTATTTTTAAGAGGGGATATTTCAGCAAGATAAAAGGGAAGCACACACACAAAGGGAGCAGAGTAGTAGCAGTAGCACCCGTATTAGTAGAAGTAGTAGTAGAGGACTCACTCAGAGAGGAGAGatttcagagagagagagagagagagagagagggaactCTAGAAAGTAGCAGAGGTGAAGCATATAAAGATGGCCTCCTTCTCTTTGAAAACCAAATCACGGCTAAAAAACAGAGAGAAAACGATGATGATAGTGAGTGATATAGAATGAATTATGGGTATAGAGATTGATTGAGagagaacaacaaaaaaaattaaaataattgtgAAATACTATTAGTATCAAAGATATGGGACCCACATTGATGAAGAGGAGATGGAGAGTATTTAGTACTGCAACATCATCACTACTGATGAAAAATCTTAGGGAGAGAAGAAGGAATGCCAAGTGAAATGATGTATTATGTGTATCACTGTTCAGGCCCTCAGGGTATTCGGTTTGGGTTTGTTTCTAGCTAGCTAGGGTTTCGGTCAAAATTGTTGAGAACAAGGTCAATGTCTAGTTTACTTGGACACCTGATTCGGGTGGAATTTTTACTGAGTCAATGGTAACTGGAACAATAAGTGAGGAAATCCCGTATAGAAACTTGAAAGTTATCTCAATTGATGATTTGAATATCTTGGATCAAGTGATTTTTCACGAGAAAaatcttgctttttttttttgttattttcggaactttattattatttacaTAAAAGGAATATTTTATGAGATCTCCAAATTCCTAAGCACAAATTCGATCAGCTGATTACCTACTTGAGAATCAGGTTTCTGACCAACCGAACTAAACCCAATAGTTCATGCAACATCTTCTTTCCAAAACAATTTTAGGGGGTAAATTTTTTAAGTCTAAAGCTATTTGATCCTTCAGCATTTTAATATTTCATTGTTATGCAGACTAGGTCATTCTTACTAGATGAATCACACCCAAGAAACTGTTTATTTACACTGTCTCAATATCActttttggctgaaatatcagttttaaaatttaatttcataaaagaaagatgattgtCATAGTTCAACGCGACATATAAACGGACACAGTCCTCGCATCTACACACAGACTGTCCTCCGAATATTGGTTATTAAAGGTTGGACTGCATCTTTCTTGACCTTTAGTCATACATTTTTGACATAGTCCAACGCAGCCAACATCACCGGAGAATTAACATACGCGGCCAAACAGTAGTAGGGTCAAGAGCGTATTTTCCGGGATACGATCCCGTGGGTGTAAATCACCCAAAGAAATAATGTGGGTGAAATATGCTCAACTAACTGAGAGACATCTTAAACTCCCGTCTGTTTACATGGCAGAGTGGGCCCTACAGACAAATATAGGTACAATCTCTGCACCTTTGATTGACACGTGTTTTGAAATTAACTATATACTTACCTAAAATAGTTAACCCCCTGAATGGTATAAAATGGAGACAGATTAGATGGGCTGAGAAAATGGGAGGCACGGGTCCAGCAGGTTCACAGGCATGAACCGTTGTTGGATATGTGCTTAAATATGTTTACCGCGATGACATGAAGGTCGGGAGGGTCTCCTCTTGTGAAGAGTAATAAGCTATTTCACAATCCGTGGTAATCCCAATTTGACTGGGAGAGTCGAAATAATTATCTAAAACAAATCTTTTTGAACCCTAAAGTACAACATCTCTGATTACGTTGCATCCTCTCTTTTAATGCGGTTTCCAACAGCATTCGTATTAGGTACCGCTACTGTATTTCTTGTCACCCATACGATGTGGCGGTTTCATTGATACCGACCGAAAgcaaaaatataattttttttactgctcttgattaattttatttgtttgatcAGTTTTAACATTTGATGTCTGCCCAGTTAAATTGCAAAGATAATCAAATGCTCATAAATTTACTGTGCAATGAAGTAATTAAATTATTGAGTTATACTACACTGAATTCATCATATCATCTATAAAATTATTAGCAAGGGACGGCTGAAAATGACATACGTACGACGACAAATGAACACACAAAATCTAATAAGAGATTTCATGTGTTTTATGTATGAttattcttttttgaaaaaaaaaaacatcatacaAGAACTTAGAGGGAATCAAAGTCGATTCGTATGGCGACCGGAGAATTTTACTACTCTCGTATCAATATTTACAGAAAGACAAACTGAACTGCAGATTACCTTACCGACTTACaacagcaaaaagaaacaaaataaataaataaaatttgagaCCAAATCCAGCAGAAAATTATCTTTAATGACCAATTATAAAAAGGTAAGTACACTTTGAAGTAAAAAATTCTAATTTTCTTGGAGTCATGGACTATTCATTATTAAACTCTTGATTAATGTTTACTACTCCTACATTCTTACACTACTTTATTTCTACTTTGTAACttaaaagaaggaagaagaatgtaTGTTTAGTATTAAATCAAGTAACTTAAAGGAGAAATGAAAGGTCGGGGGAGTTGCAGGTGTCTCTAGCAATTAATGCATCAAAGTAAATTAGGAGACAGAAACATTCACTGAATGACTACCCATTTGTTCTGAGCTAAGCCCCTAAAGCGTGTAATAGGAATACCCTAACCACATGTCTACTAATTAAATAGCTACTCTAATCACATCCTCATCTGCCAAAGAAACCGGGCGCCTCTCTGCTATTAAGGAGGGTAGGCACAGAGCTAATCACTACTATGACTACTGTCTCACGCTTTCATATGTTCCCTTAATAAAATAATTAGGTGTAAACTAAGAACCTACTGATGACCATAAGTTACTACAGTGATTAGCATGAGGGACCgtcaaaaactttaaaaaaaaaaagaaaagagaaaaataggagaagatgaagaagcaaATGCTGGATTCATACGGGAGATCTCACATACGGTATATATAGCTTTTGGCGCAAGTGGGGCAAACTGAGGACAAGTCATAAGACATGAGACGCGACGACGCCGGCATGACAGAAAGTTTAGGCGAGCAAAAACAGAGTAGAGCATAGTATACTTCTATGTGACAAGAGCTCATTTTTTATAAAATTTGTCCTTTtcagtgaaaaaagaaaaaaaaaaaagcaaaaggtTGTTGAATTTTCTGAGGTGGTTCGAGCACCCAGATTCGTCACCGGTGGAAAAAAATTTATTGGTGTGCATCCTAGTTTACTAAATAATAGTAAGAAATTTAATCCACCGTGAGAAACTATAAGAGAAAACTCAATATTTAAAAACCAAAATCACAGCCTAAATCAAGCCGTGTCTCTACAGAAAGGGGGATACAAGTTCGAATCTTTGCTAAGGCTTACTTTTCAGCATCCTGGATATTTTTTTCCCAGCCGAATGTTTCGACAAAAAAAAATGCCATGTCTCTAAAAGGATTCTACAGTTGAAACTTGGAGTTTTCTATGGATGGGT
This is a stretch of genomic DNA from Papaver somniferum cultivar HN1 chromosome 1, ASM357369v1, whole genome shotgun sequence. It encodes these proteins:
- the LOC113319690 gene encoding protein ASYMMETRIC LEAVES 2-like, with translation MASSSNSPCAACKFLRRKCQPECVFAPYFPPDQPQKFANVHKVFGASNVTKLLNELHPNQREDAVNSLAYEADMRLRDPVYGCVGVISILQHQLRQLQMDLSCAKSELSKYQNVGITGAAAHGLFAAAAAAAHPQMGIGLLTGRDPTHHHHHHQFFSRDPHQQSLRSFDGNGVYDASGLVAAMNVSSTIGQLGQFHQPRTAGGDDRIGPS